One window of the Lytechinus variegatus isolate NC3 chromosome 3, Lvar_3.0, whole genome shotgun sequence genome contains the following:
- the LOC121411052 gene encoding vacuolar protein sorting-associated protein 72 homolog isoform X1 — protein sequence MQLPVRYMYPAGKKSLHESAFSFFIFSLFCPLENHTIINMSLVQTREKRANAGSKMHRLLAEEQEDEFYKTTYGGFQEESGDEEYSSEESEADSSSDSDIDAPEDDEPISDSDDDGPKRKRRVVTKSYKEPAKKPVMKKSPTSHTPKEKKAKITTPSSKKKKHYSKEDSSSVRKSSRRSTIQRVNEFELRIKERETKAQIIKQQKTKKNVPEMRRLTQEELLAEAKITEKKNLHSLYLFQQLEEQKKKTKVFKKGFTGPFIRFHSTTMPVEPKIQEIDVNVDKLEQTGLTHPATRGKTKSAEKCCRNFITYSEPQLFKESFPRGRKRAPPKQLCPITRYPARYVDPVTGIAFATKQAFKIIRETYATEIEAAMSGEVKPRKSKGSSSLKEEGS from the exons ATGCAATTACCGGTACGGTACATGTATCCTGCaggaaaaaaatctttacacGAGTCGGCGTTtagtttcttcattttttcactCTTCTG TCCATTAGAGAATCACACTATTATAAACATGTCACTGGTCCAGACGAGAGAAAAGCGTGCCAATGCTGGCAGCAAGATGCACAGACTCCTTGCTGAAGAACAAGAGGATGAATTCTATAAAACAACTTACGGAGGTTTCCAGGAG GAATCCGGTGATGAGGAATATTCTAGTGAGGAGAGTGAAGCAGATTCATCATCTGATAGTGATATTGATGCCCCAGAGGATGATGAACCAATcagtgatagtgatgatgatggaccAAAGAGAAAACGAAGAGTGGTTACCAAATCCTACAAG GAGCCTGCCAAGAAGCCTGTCATGAAGAAATCTCCCACAAGTCACACCCCAAAGGAAAAGAAAGCGAAAATTACCACACCAAGCAGTAAGAAGAAGAAACATTACTCCAAGGAAGATTCCAGTTCAG TTCGCAAGTCAAGCAGACGGTCAACCATCCAACGGGTGAATGAGTTTGAGCTTCGGATCAAAGAGCGCGAGACCAAAGCACAGATCATCAAACAACAGAAGACAAAGAAGAACGTTCCAGAGATGAGACGACTCACTCAAGAGGAGCTCCTTGCCGAGGCTAAGATCACAGAGAAGAAAAATCTTCACTCTTTAT ACCTATTCCAACAGCTAGAAGAacagaagaaaaagacgaaAGTGTTCAAGAAAGGATTCACAGGGCCATTTATTCGCTTTCATTCCACTACAATGCCGGTTGAACCAAAGATCCAGGAAATAGATGTTAATGTTGACAAGTTGGAGCAAACAGG GTTGACACATCCAGCAACAAGGGGAAAGACAAAATCAGCGGAAAAGTGCTGTAGGAACTTCATAACATACAGTGAACCGCAACTGTTTAAGGAGAGTTTTCCTCGTGGTCGAAAGAGGGCTCCCCCTAAACAGCTGTGCCCTATCACAAGGTATCCTGCCAGATATGTCGATCCAGTTACAGGTATTGCCTTTGCCACCAAGCAGGCATTCAAGATTATACGAGAGACTTACGCTACCGAGATAGAGGCTGCCATGTCTGGAGAGGTCAAACCCAGGAAATCAAAAGGTTCGTCCAGTTTGAAAGAAGAAGGATCATGA
- the LOC121411052 gene encoding vacuolar protein sorting-associated protein 72 homolog isoform X2, with protein sequence MSLVQTREKRANAGSKMHRLLAEEQEDEFYKTTYGGFQEESGDEEYSSEESEADSSSDSDIDAPEDDEPISDSDDDGPKRKRRVVTKSYKEPAKKPVMKKSPTSHTPKEKKAKITTPSSKKKKHYSKEDSSSVRKSSRRSTIQRVNEFELRIKERETKAQIIKQQKTKKNVPEMRRLTQEELLAEAKITEKKNLHSLYLFQQLEEQKKKTKVFKKGFTGPFIRFHSTTMPVEPKIQEIDVNVDKLEQTGLTHPATRGKTKSAEKCCRNFITYSEPQLFKESFPRGRKRAPPKQLCPITRYPARYVDPVTGIAFATKQAFKIIRETYATEIEAAMSGEVKPRKSKGSSSLKEEGS encoded by the exons ATGTCACTGGTCCAGACGAGAGAAAAGCGTGCCAATGCTGGCAGCAAGATGCACAGACTCCTTGCTGAAGAACAAGAGGATGAATTCTATAAAACAACTTACGGAGGTTTCCAGGAG GAATCCGGTGATGAGGAATATTCTAGTGAGGAGAGTGAAGCAGATTCATCATCTGATAGTGATATTGATGCCCCAGAGGATGATGAACCAATcagtgatagtgatgatgatggaccAAAGAGAAAACGAAGAGTGGTTACCAAATCCTACAAG GAGCCTGCCAAGAAGCCTGTCATGAAGAAATCTCCCACAAGTCACACCCCAAAGGAAAAGAAAGCGAAAATTACCACACCAAGCAGTAAGAAGAAGAAACATTACTCCAAGGAAGATTCCAGTTCAG TTCGCAAGTCAAGCAGACGGTCAACCATCCAACGGGTGAATGAGTTTGAGCTTCGGATCAAAGAGCGCGAGACCAAAGCACAGATCATCAAACAACAGAAGACAAAGAAGAACGTTCCAGAGATGAGACGACTCACTCAAGAGGAGCTCCTTGCCGAGGCTAAGATCACAGAGAAGAAAAATCTTCACTCTTTAT ACCTATTCCAACAGCTAGAAGAacagaagaaaaagacgaaAGTGTTCAAGAAAGGATTCACAGGGCCATTTATTCGCTTTCATTCCACTACAATGCCGGTTGAACCAAAGATCCAGGAAATAGATGTTAATGTTGACAAGTTGGAGCAAACAGG GTTGACACATCCAGCAACAAGGGGAAAGACAAAATCAGCGGAAAAGTGCTGTAGGAACTTCATAACATACAGTGAACCGCAACTGTTTAAGGAGAGTTTTCCTCGTGGTCGAAAGAGGGCTCCCCCTAAACAGCTGTGCCCTATCACAAGGTATCCTGCCAGATATGTCGATCCAGTTACAGGTATTGCCTTTGCCACCAAGCAGGCATTCAAGATTATACGAGAGACTTACGCTACCGAGATAGAGGCTGCCATGTCTGGAGAGGTCAAACCCAGGAAATCAAAAGGTTCGTCCAGTTTGAAAGAAGAAGGATCATGA
- the LOC121411051 gene encoding lysophosphatidic acid phosphatase type 6-like has protein sequence MPFFNKTPHLGAAILGATMGSVGTVIPFMMSLSPFSVSASSGNGAGETPRASACKDASIPLVTRDDLELKFVQILFRHGARTPLGSGCIPKSEQSVWDKDTLFQGEADLCIDYKVRALDGRPQPEWKIEQYYRKAPLKGGSFKGQLTAKGMKQANDLGKELRRHYMEKLGFLPKEFNPQLVYTRSTNINRTLQSLGCLLGGLYGDTISAKELPVTFYVDEGMEEILYPNRQRCGQLSHHYKSVFTDMFWVPEMGQTFDQFATILDLSDEEKKKLDFINLRDEVTARLEHCKEVPDFVMNVVDVIEKNATILMKFVIEGGNPSERNLIRFSAGPTMHYITETIDAANKKEIPYKFHLNSCHDTTLMTVLLALEVFDDIWPPLTASIIFELYEDKKGNAFVRILYKNKEQRICQSKETLLPFEKFKQLIAPVSYTAQDYADACKVTS, from the exons ATGCCGTTTTTCAACAAAACCCCACACCTCGGGGCTGCCATATTAGGAGCTACGATGGGCAGTGTCGGGACTGTAATACCATTTATGATGTCTCTTTCGCCCTTCTCAGTCTCAGCATCAAGCGGAAATGGAGCTGGAGAGACCCCCAGAGCTTCGGCTTGCAAGGATGCCTCTATTCCGCTGGTTACACGTGATGATTTGGAGCTTAAGTTTGTGCAGATTTTGTTTAGACATGGTGCTAGAACGCCACTAGGATCTGGATGTATCCCAAAGTCTGAGCAG aGCGTTTGGGATAAAGATACTTTATTCCAAGGAGAAGCTGATCTATGCATTGATTACAAAGTTAGGGCTTTAGATGGAAGGCCACAGCCTGAATGGAAAATTGAGCAGTACTACAGAAAGGCTCCACTAAAG GGTGGATCTTTTAAAGGTCAACTTACAGCCAAAGGTATGAAACAAGCCAATGATCTTGGAAAGGAATTGAGAAGACATTACATGGAGAAACTTGGATTCCTACCCAAGGAATTCAATCCACAACTGGTATA TACCAGATCAACCAATATAAATAGAACATTGCAGTCACTTGGATGTTTGCTTGGTGGTTTATATGGTGATACTATTTCAGCCAAAGAGT TACCAGTGACGTTTTATGTGGATGAAGGCATGGAAGAAATCTTGTACCCAAACAGACAGCGTTGTGGTCAACTGTCCCACCATTACAAATCTGTCTTCACGGATATGTTTTGGGTTCCAGAAATGGGTCAGACATTCGATCAATTTGCCACAATCCTTGATTTGAGTGatgaggagaaaaagaaattagACTTCATCAATCTGAGGGATGAGGTCACTGCTAGATTA GAACATTGCAAGGAAGTGCCTGACTTTGTTATGAATGTTGTTGATGTGATTGAGAAAAATGCCACCATTCTGATGAAGTTTGTGATTGAAGGCGGCAATCCATCTGAGAGGAATCTCATCAGATTCTCAGCTGGTCCCACAATGCATTACATCACTGAAACAATAGACGCTGCCAACAAGAAGGAGAT tcCTTACAAGTTTCATCTGAATTCCTGCCATGACACAACACTGATGACTGTCCTACTAGCTTTAGAAGTATTTGATGATATATGGCCACCTCTTACTGCTTCAATCATATTTGAACTGTATGAAGACAAGAAAGGGAATGCATTTGTTAGAATCCTTTATAAAAACAAG GAGCAAAGGATATGCCAAAGTAAAGAGACCCTTCTTCCATTTGAGAAGTTCAAGCAGCTGATTGCCCCTGTATCCTACACTGCCCAAGACTATGCAGATGCCTGCAAAGTAACCAGTTAA
- the LOC121411050 gene encoding uncharacterized protein LOC121411050 yields the protein MSQTTGSKDSPRQGPNQASNNTSQNNTKEDGAMKDDGGKKTPNIARSKRGTGFKIPLKGKVKTPSQAKPKGKTAKTPTPDELTLGTSVTLLGKIPKVKGAEFSLDDSDKFETIPVTKKAKMGESGKDVKTGFHPPDDTDIASAAWFMKMFQAAQKCINLSNQPIAGDTSAPTRSAAQTKTRPDSPGAPTPDGPLRRDRVPAKRPRPGQRDIESRTRGRSPSTCHAPSIDINEDDSNSEYGYHRPIASRKRKWADSLLSQLSTSGSERQSIASGRYEKEGVSVISEGFSSAIFASSPSSRHDSVESKPVSAADLITKYCPQLKAETTDSEESKPIFCLDSELGRQSVNSAAVKLDKPFSSCLNYLNDRGRDLRPTNRVVKKHFRFGERDFKHAFKTPTVPDAAFCVGDAKAKRSRYSNQNPLGSRRFKRMESQLTSIDQAARASMRLATYHTYLLTAFRESERLGISPEDRRYIWECVMKIAEYQFEQASRTAILCTRARRSQVIDLLQIEKNATRLLERLPAWGDDLFSGRFQEVLESSISASSTADKTVYRLSSHSYGQRSSSRQQASGPSNQQPQGPPQREVRDRSPQTNQRTPTPFRGRRRLSRGSQYPPKHL from the coding sequence ATGAGCCAAACAACTGGATCGAAAGACTCTCCCCGTCAGGGCCCCAATCAAGCCAGTAATAACACTTCCCAGAACAATACGAAAGAGGATGGAGCTATGAAAGATGATGGAGGAAAGAAAACCCCCAATATAGCCAGGTCTAAACGAGGTACAGGGTTCAAAATCCCCCTCAAAGGAAAAGTCAAGACCCCCTCCCAGGCCAAACCCAAGGGGAAGACAGCTAAAACCCCTACTCCGGACGAATTAACCCTCGGGACGTCCGTCACCTTACTGGGAAAGATACCGAAGGTTAAGGGGGCCGAGTTTTCTTTGGACGACTCGGATAAATTCGAGACGATTCCCGTCACCAAGAAAGCGAAGATGGGGGAATCAGGGAAGGACGTAAAAACGGGTTTTCATCCCCCTGACGACACGGACATTGCCTCGGCGGCATGGTTCATGAAGATGTTCCAGGCGGCGCAAAAATGTATTAACTTGTCGAATCAGCCGATTGCAGGCGACACCAGCGCCCCTACCAGATCAGCGGCGCAGACCAAAACTCGGCCCGACAGCCCAGGCGCCCCGACGCCGGACGGGCCGCTGAGGCGTGACAGAGTACCAGCGAAGCGGCCACGGCCAGGACAACGGGACATTGAAAGCCGTACTCGGGGGAGAAGCCCGAGTACCTGTCATGCTCCCTCTATTGATATAAATGAGGATGATTCAAACTCTGAATATGGCTACCATCGGCCCATAGCATCCCGCAAGCGAAAATGGGCAGACTCTTTGCTGTCTCAACTTTCCACTTCAGGATCAGAGAGACAGAGCATTGCTAGCGGTCGTTATGAGAAGGAGGGGGTTTCAGTGATTAGTGAGGGTTTTTCTTCAGCTATTTTTGCTTCCAGCCCCAGCTCTCGCCATGATAGCGTAGAAAGCAAGCCTGTTTCGGCTGCAGATTTGATTACGAAATACTGCCCCCAGCTTAAGGCAGAGACTACCGACTCAGAGGAATCTAAGCCTATTTTCTGTCTCGATTCGGAGCTTGGGAGACAATCTGTCAACTCAGCTGCGGTGAAGCTTGACAAACCCTTCTCATCCTGCCTGAATTACCTTAATGACAGGGGAAGGGACTTACGTCCTACCAACAGAGTGGTTAAGAAGCACTTTCGCTTTGGGGAACGAGACTTTAAGCACGCTTTCAAGACTCCCACAGTCCCAGATGCAGCCTTTTGTGTTGGTGATGCTAAGGCTAAGAGATCGCGCTACTCTAATCAGAATCCACTCGGGTCACGTAGATTTAAGCGTATGGAGAGTCAGTTGACCTCTATTGACCAGGCAGCCAGGGCATCTATGCGCCTAGCAACCTATCACACATATCTTTTGACAGCCTTTCGGGAATCTGAGAGACTAGGTATCTCCCCAGAGGATCGCAGATACATATGGGAGTGTGTTATGAAGATTGCAGAATACCAGTTTGAACAGGCGTCGAGAACGGCCATACTTTGCACGAGAGCAAGACGTTCACAGGTCATTGACCTacttcagattgaaaaaaatgctaCTCGACTACTCGAAAGACTGCCAGCCTGGGGGGATGACCTTTTCAGTGGTCGTTTTCAGGAAGTTTTAGAATCTTCCATCTCTGCCTCTTCCACGGCTGATAAGACAGTGTACAGGTTGTCTTCACATTCTTATGGCCAACGTTCCTCCTCACGTCAGCAGGCCTCTGGGCCGAGTAACCAGCAACCGCAGGGCCCCCCACAACGCGAGGTCAGGGATAGGAGCCCCCAGACCAATCAAAGGACCCCTACACCCTTTCGGGGTCGACGCAGATTGTCCCGGGGTTCTCAGTACCCCCCTAAACACTTGTGA